A single genomic interval of Mucilaginibacter robiniae harbors:
- a CDS encoding amylo-alpha-1,6-glucosidase: MKNKIRVALKSVLFSPLILFSLPSHSQQLNTSTQLLDSMRIAVPEMANRSISFTNKESAYYYTQSHQTNHQEYAWFEGMNIAKNRVFGGYNLFADGRLLSNQNAQVWVYPYKMVREHLGQISEELWMIDYKNIIEVSLTGPKQSIGIALKGKGIRYVNTIGDMAFFTPVEGKYVIAVSSKIEQSIQVQDLQVITSAKAGGFYIAVGKTNEEAIALIRETRAHNLALKSERAKRMQDLLTNKVYTTSGNDSLAVALNWLEITTDQLLTHQQGYGIYAGLPWFNEYWGRDEFISLPGAALVTGQFAVAKKILQSFAKYQQIDPASKYFGRVPNIVNPSNIDYHTTDGTPRFIIGLQDYVKYSGDVSLIKELYPNVKNSIEGALKYWVDDKGYLLHEDNETWMDARDANLVSYSPRGSRANDIQALWYKQLLAGVYFARYMKDATNEQKWQRMADKVKSNFAKDYTDANHSYLADRLTKEGKADFTLRPNQLFALDMISNTGLKGQVLSKTWQELVYPWGVATLDKHDPFFHPFHLTNDYPKDEAYHNGTIWPWLNGIAMQRMIEAEQAETAYQLFKNMNWQALNLGVVGGLGENLDAFPHKGQKWPKLTGAYLQAWSNAEQLRVWYQYFLGIRPDMTNHQLVLAPRIPAEVTDLHYNFFAGNELYKASYEGGKMQTYTYQFGPTPLTTVVDIYPYAINKLDVAPNSILQIIVADNELTLKMQNKQGKVLQQVKTTPSKTRISQDGLYQQQLEHIQFAKPDDLSNHKVIKDLLQ; this comes from the coding sequence ATGAAAAACAAAATACGTGTAGCGTTAAAGTCTGTACTTTTTTCACCTCTAATATTATTCTCTTTGCCTAGTCATAGCCAGCAACTGAATACCAGCACCCAATTGCTGGACAGCATGCGGATAGCTGTTCCGGAGATGGCTAACCGTAGTATTTCCTTTACTAATAAAGAGTCGGCTTACTATTACACGCAATCGCATCAAACCAATCATCAGGAATATGCCTGGTTTGAGGGGATGAATATTGCCAAGAACCGGGTATTTGGCGGGTACAACTTGTTTGCTGATGGTCGGCTGTTGAGCAATCAGAATGCGCAGGTTTGGGTATATCCTTACAAAATGGTACGTGAGCACTTAGGGCAAATCAGTGAAGAGTTATGGATGATAGATTATAAAAACATCATTGAGGTAAGCTTAACCGGCCCTAAGCAATCTATCGGTATTGCATTAAAAGGTAAAGGCATTCGGTATGTAAACACTATTGGAGATATGGCTTTTTTTACCCCGGTAGAAGGGAAGTATGTTATAGCCGTAAGTTCCAAAATAGAACAATCCATTCAAGTACAAGATCTGCAAGTGATAACCTCGGCAAAAGCGGGCGGCTTTTACATTGCAGTAGGTAAAACCAATGAAGAAGCTATTGCTTTAATCCGCGAAACTAGAGCTCATAATTTAGCACTAAAGAGTGAGCGTGCGAAACGTATGCAAGACCTGCTAACTAATAAAGTGTATACTACTTCAGGGAACGATTCACTCGCCGTAGCTTTAAACTGGCTGGAAATAACCACCGACCAGTTGCTTACCCATCAGCAGGGATACGGTATTTACGCCGGGCTGCCTTGGTTTAATGAATATTGGGGGCGCGATGAGTTTATTTCTTTACCAGGAGCTGCGCTGGTAACCGGGCAGTTTGCAGTGGCTAAAAAGATTCTACAATCATTTGCTAAATACCAGCAAATAGATCCTGCGTCTAAATACTTCGGGCGGGTGCCTAATATTGTTAACCCCAGCAATATTGATTACCACACTACCGATGGTACCCCGCGTTTTATTATTGGCTTGCAGGATTATGTAAAATACTCGGGTGATGTATCCTTGATTAAAGAGCTGTACCCTAACGTTAAAAACAGCATTGAAGGTGCGCTGAAATATTGGGTTGATGATAAAGGTTATTTACTGCATGAGGATAATGAAACCTGGATGGATGCCCGTGATGCCAACCTGGTTTCATATTCGCCACGAGGCAGCCGGGCAAATGATATACAAGCACTATGGTACAAGCAACTTTTAGCCGGTGTATATTTTGCCCGATACATGAAAGATGCCACTAATGAACAAAAATGGCAGCGCATGGCCGATAAGGTAAAAAGTAATTTTGCTAAAGATTATACAGATGCCAATCACTCTTATCTGGCCGACCGTTTAACCAAAGAAGGCAAAGCTGATTTTACCTTGCGGCCAAACCAGCTATTTGCTTTGGATATGATTAGCAATACAGGATTAAAAGGGCAGGTACTCAGCAAAACATGGCAAGAATTAGTATATCCGTGGGGCGTAGCTACCTTAGATAAGCACGACCCGTTCTTTCATCCTTTTCACTTGACCAATGATTATCCTAAAGATGAGGCTTACCATAATGGTACTATATGGCCTTGGCTAAATGGCATAGCCATGCAACGCATGATTGAGGCAGAACAAGCCGAAACAGCTTACCAGCTATTTAAAAACATGAATTGGCAAGCCTTAAACTTAGGTGTAGTAGGGGGCTTAGGCGAAAACTTGGATGCCTTTCCACACAAAGGACAAAAATGGCCTAAGCTTACAGGAGCCTATTTGCAGGCATGGTCAAACGCGGAGCAACTGCGTGTCTGGTATCAGTACTTTTTAGGTATTCGGCCAGATATGACCAACCACCAACTGGTTCTGGCTCCTCGTATTCCGGCTGAAGTAACAGATTTACATTACAACTTCTTTGCAGGTAATGAATTATACAAGGCCAGCTACGAAGGTGGTAAGATGCAAACCTATACTTACCAGTTTGGCCCCACACCGCTTACAACTGTTGTAGATATTTATCCTTATGCAATAAACAAGCTTGATGTTGCACCTAATTCCATTTTGCAAATAATTGTTGCTGATAATGAGCTTACTCTTAAGATGCAAAATAAGCAGGGAAAGGTACTGCAACAAGTAAAGACAACCCCATCAAAAACACGTATTAGTCAGGATGGATTATACCAGCAGCAGCTTGAACATATTCAGTTTGCCAAACCCGATGATTTGAGTAACCATAAAGTGATTAAGGATTTGTTACAGTAA
- the kdpF gene encoding K(+)-transporting ATPase subunit F, translated as MIALFIVAIAVFIYMVYVLLKPEKF; from the coding sequence ATGATCGCCTTATTTATTGTAGCCATTGCAGTATTCATCTACATGGTATATGTACTGCTTAAACCCGAAAAATTTTAA
- a CDS encoding family 43 glycosylhydrolase translates to MHLTKTRLGRKQKRVIHFISILSSWMLLVGVSYAQKVQQPYSAYLFTYFTGNGKGAEAIRFAISADGYHYRALNYNEPILNSAEISATGGVRDPHILRGADGKTFYMVATDMVAANGWDSNRGMVLMKSSDLLHWTSSKVNIPQAFTQFADVNRVWAPQTIYDDKTGKYMLYFSMRAGKEPDKIYYAYANKDFTALETLPEQLFFNPTGGACIDGDIIVKDGKYHLFFKTEGEGAGIKIAVSDKLTEGYVLQNKFVQQTTDPVEGAGVFKLNNGKGYILMYDVYTKGRYQFTQTQDLKNFKVVDNEISMNFHPRHGTVMPITAKEAQALMRKWMTPEDVIQTVQAQDLRPINVNLDSAAHKLYLPVNPGTNLKTFKPTFMALPGAKVTPQTPINFAAGPVKYQVSIAGEKPVSYQLVAVKNHNPVLAGYYADPEILYAAKTGKFYLYPTSDGFTGWSGTYFKTFSSPDLVNWKDEGVILDLPKDVSWGKRNAWAPCIVEKKINGVYKYFYYFTAAQKIGVAVADNPTGPFTDSGKPLIEQHPEGTNRGQQIDPDVFTDPQTGKSYLYWGNVYMAGAELNEDMTSIKPGTTTIITPDRTFREGTYVFYRKGKYYFTWSEDDTRSENYRVRYGVADSPLGKINVPENNLVIAKNKEAGIYGTGHNSILQLPGTDEWYIVYHRFNYPKGITMGEAAGYNREVCIDKLEFNADGSIKPVVPTHKGIEPVTLSKK, encoded by the coding sequence ATGCATCTAACAAAAACAAGATTGGGAAGGAAGCAAAAACGTGTAATACATTTTATATCAATATTAAGTAGTTGGATGTTGTTGGTAGGTGTATCATATGCCCAGAAAGTGCAACAGCCATACAGTGCCTATCTGTTTACCTATTTTACCGGTAATGGTAAAGGAGCAGAGGCCATCCGGTTTGCTATTAGTGCTGATGGTTATCATTACCGGGCGCTCAATTATAATGAACCGATATTAAATAGTGCCGAAATTAGTGCTACAGGTGGCGTGCGTGATCCGCATATTTTGCGCGGGGCAGATGGCAAAACTTTTTATATGGTAGCTACCGACATGGTAGCAGCTAATGGCTGGGATTCTAACCGAGGCATGGTGCTTATGAAATCGAGCGATCTGCTGCATTGGACATCTAGTAAAGTAAATATTCCTCAAGCTTTTACGCAGTTTGCCGATGTAAACCGGGTATGGGCGCCACAAACTATTTATGATGATAAAACAGGCAAATATATGCTGTATTTTTCGATGCGTGCCGGTAAAGAGCCCGACAAGATCTATTACGCTTATGCTAATAAAGATTTTACTGCATTAGAAACCTTACCCGAACAACTGTTTTTCAACCCAACAGGAGGTGCCTGCATTGATGGCGATATTATAGTAAAAGATGGTAAGTACCACTTGTTTTTCAAAACAGAAGGTGAAGGTGCAGGCATCAAAATAGCGGTGTCAGATAAGCTGACTGAAGGCTATGTACTGCAAAATAAGTTTGTACAGCAAACCACCGACCCGGTAGAAGGTGCCGGTGTATTTAAGCTGAACAATGGCAAAGGTTATATTTTGATGTACGATGTATATACCAAAGGCCGGTACCAGTTTACTCAAACGCAGGATTTGAAAAACTTCAAGGTGGTAGACAATGAAATAAGTATGAACTTTCACCCGCGGCATGGAACGGTTATGCCCATTACTGCAAAAGAAGCACAAGCCTTGATGCGCAAGTGGATGACGCCTGAAGATGTGATACAAACCGTACAAGCTCAAGATTTAAGGCCTATCAATGTAAATTTAGATAGTGCGGCACACAAGCTATACCTGCCTGTAAACCCAGGTACCAACCTGAAAACATTCAAACCTACGTTTATGGCTTTACCTGGCGCAAAAGTTACGCCGCAAACACCAATTAACTTTGCTGCTGGCCCGGTAAAATATCAGGTTAGCATTGCTGGAGAGAAGCCCGTAAGTTACCAATTGGTTGCAGTTAAAAATCATAATCCGGTTTTAGCAGGCTATTATGCTGATCCGGAAATTTTGTATGCTGCTAAAACAGGCAAATTCTATCTGTATCCAACTTCTGATGGGTTTACCGGCTGGAGTGGTACCTATTTCAAAACGTTTTCTTCTCCCGATTTGGTTAACTGGAAAGATGAAGGCGTTATTCTGGATTTACCTAAAGATGTAAGCTGGGGTAAGCGTAATGCTTGGGCGCCTTGTATCGTTGAAAAAAAGATAAATGGCGTGTACAAGTACTTTTATTATTTCACGGCAGCGCAAAAGATAGGTGTAGCTGTAGCTGATAACCCAACCGGGCCATTTACCGATTCGGGCAAACCATTGATTGAACAGCATCCCGAAGGTACCAATCGCGGTCAGCAGATTGACCCTGACGTATTTACTGATCCGCAAACCGGAAAAAGTTATTTGTACTGGGGTAATGTATATATGGCCGGAGCAGAGCTCAATGAGGATATGACTTCCATTAAGCCGGGTACAACAACCATTATTACGCCCGATCGTACCTTTCGTGAAGGGACTTATGTATTTTACCGGAAAGGTAAATATTATTTTACCTGGTCGGAAGATGATACCCGCAGCGAAAACTATCGGGTACGCTATGGTGTAGCGGATAGCCCGTTAGGAAAGATCAATGTGCCGGAAAATAATTTAGTGATTGCTAAAAACAAGGAAGCGGGTATTTATGGTACCGGACACAATTCTATTTTACAACTACCAGGCACTGACGAATGGTACATTGTTTATCATCGCTTTAATTATCCAAAAGGAATAACCATGGGGGAAGCGGCAGGTTACAACCGCGAAGTATGTATTGATAAGCTAGAGTTTAATGCGGATGGTAGCATTAAACCTGTAGTACCTACCCATAAAGGTATTGAGCCGGTTACTTTATCAAAAAAATAG